ACCGCAGTGATCATTGCCGAAAACTTTGCGGCCGAGCTCGAAAAAGTAATCGATAAGACCCAAGTGAAACGCAATAAGGTGATTGTAGTGAGCATTGGGGAGATGTTTGGCGGCTTTAAGGGCTGGCTGATCAATTTTGCGGTGCGCAATCTTAAAAAAATGGTCCCTAGCTATAATTTGGCCGGGCATATCAAATTTAAAAAGGCCCTCAATAAAGGCAATGCCAGCCAGCTCAAAATGGCTACTGGCGGCCAGCTTGATGATGTAATTTGCCTACAATATACGGGCGGTACTACTGGGGTGGCCAAGGGGGCCGAGCTGACCAATAAAAACCTATTGGCCAATGCTTTTCAGGTAGAAGGCTGGATCAATAGCGCCAATATCAAAGAAGGACAGGAGCGTATCTTAACCCCGCTTCCGCTCTATCATATTTTCTCCTTTACGGTAAATTTACTTTGTTTGGGGACTTCTTTTGGTGCCTGCAATGTTTTGGTGGTCAATCCTAGAGATTTACCCGCGGTGGTGGACATCATGAAAAAGACCGAGCCCAGCATTATGACCGGGGTAAATACCTTATTCAATGCCCTTTTGAATAATGCAGAATTTGCGCAGCTCGACTTTTCTAAGCTACAAATTGTGATTGGGGGAGCCATGGCTATTCAGAAACCCGTGGCTGAAAAATGGAAAAAAGTAACGGGTTCTACCTTGACAGAAGGTTACGGCATGACCGAAGCCTCTCCGGTGGTTTCTGTCAATCCGCTCTATGATGAGGGCCGTATTGGCACCATTGGTTTGCCTATTCCCTCTACCGAAATTCGCATTTGCGATGAAGAAAATAACCCCTTAGCTTTGGGCGAGGCTGGAGAAATTCAAGTGCGGGGTCCTCAGGTGATGAAGGGCTACCTCAACCGCCCAGAAGCCACGGCCAAAACCATTATTGACGGTTGGTTGCGCACTGGAGATGTGGGCATTATGGATGAAGATGGTTTTGTGAAAATTGTGGACCGCATTAAGGATATGATTTTGGTTTCGGGCTTTAATGTTTATCCCAACGAAATTGAGGAGGTCCTTGCTGCTCATCCCAAAGTTTTGGAGGTGGCCGCAGTTGGCGTTCCCGATCCCAAGTCTACAGAGGCCGTGAAGGTCTTTGTGGTCAAAAAAGATCCTTCTCTGACGGAAGAGGAGCTCCGTGCTTTCTCTAAAGAAAACTTTACGGGCTACAAAAAGCCCAAACATTATGAATTTAGAGAGGAGTTGCCCAAGACCAATGTGGGTAAAATCCTTCGCCGGGCCCTAAGAGATGAGGCCAAACAGGCATAAAAATTTAGTTAGGACCAAAAGGGGC
This genomic interval from Saprospira grandis contains the following:
- a CDS encoding AMP-binding protein, with translation MSAVEKRWLKNYPQGVPHEIDFGGYTSLVDLVNENLKKYANRPAFRSFVGSSEKALSFAEVDQLSKQFAAYLQNDMGLKPGDRLALMMPNLLQYPIALFAAMRAGLTIVNTNPLYTAREIEHQFNDAEVTAVIIAENFAAELEKVIDKTQVKRNKVIVVSIGEMFGGFKGWLINFAVRNLKKMVPSYNLAGHIKFKKALNKGNASQLKMATGGQLDDVICLQYTGGTTGVAKGAELTNKNLLANAFQVEGWINSANIKEGQERILTPLPLYHIFSFTVNLLCLGTSFGACNVLVVNPRDLPAVVDIMKKTEPSIMTGVNTLFNALLNNAEFAQLDFSKLQIVIGGAMAIQKPVAEKWKKVTGSTLTEGYGMTEASPVVSVNPLYDEGRIGTIGLPIPSTEIRICDEENNPLALGEAGEIQVRGPQVMKGYLNRPEATAKTIIDGWLRTGDVGIMDEDGFVKIVDRIKDMILVSGFNVYPNEIEEVLAAHPKVLEVAAVGVPDPKSTEAVKVFVVKKDPSLTEEELRAFSKENFTGYKKPKHYEFREELPKTNVGKILRRALRDEAKQA